The Miscanthus floridulus cultivar M001 chromosome 7, ASM1932011v1, whole genome shotgun sequence genome includes a region encoding these proteins:
- the LOC136463647 gene encoding photosynthetic NDH subunit of lumenal location 2, chloroplastic-like translates to MATLARHLIICSSSPSQRRRRPPPPDATAGTDRQQAPPQSTTRRLAVAASTALAATAALSARRPAPPPPAMAAEAAAVPTTTPGGTVPRWGTRSYVRERYFEPELTAEEAAARIRQTAEGMRTLRPMLETMSWKYVLFYVRLKSKYLGLDLTTAMAGVPVGRRADYVRVANELVDNMTEFDRFVRTPKVYESYLFYEKTLKSLDDVAEFLA, encoded by the exons ATGGCTACGCTCGCCAGGCACCTTATCATCTGCTCCTCGTCCCCCTCACAACGCCGCCGGCGGCCCCCGCCGCCCGACGCCACCGCAGGCACGGATAGGCAGCAGGCGCCGCCGCAGTCCACCACGCGTCGCCTGGCGGTGGCCGCGTCCACGGCgctggcggccacggcggcgctgtCCGCGCGCCGGCCCGCGCCGCCCCCGCCCGCGATGGCCGCGGAGGCGGCCGCGGTGCCGACGACGACGCCCGGCGGGACCGTGCCGCGGTGGGGCACCAGGTCGTACGTGCGGGAGCGGTACTTCGAGCCGGAGCtgaccgcggaggaggcggccgcgcgcATCCGGCAGACCGCGGAGGGGATGCGCACGCTGCGGCCCATGCTGGAGACCATGTCGTGGAAGTACGTGCTCTTCTACGTGCGCCTCAAGTCCAAGTACCTCGGCCTCGACCTCaccaccgccatggccggcgtccccGTCGGCCGACGCGCTGACTACGTCCGCGTCGCGAACGAGCTCGTCGACAACATGACGGAG TTCGATCGCTTCGTGCGGACTCCCAAGGTCTACGAGTCCTACCTCTTCTACGAGAAGACGTTGAAGTCGCTGGATGACGTGGCAGAATTCCTCGCTTGA